AGCTAAGCCTGCAGAACATGAAGCAGTCAAGCCTTCTGAGAACGGACCATCAGAAACTGCAACCGCTGGAGCTGAGGAGACCACTTCGGGTGGTGATGTTAAAGAGGAGTAATTGCTTATGGATCAAAGAAGCATACCTGCCAATTGGGAAGAAGATTTCTGAAGGATATGTGCCAAGATAGCGTCCAAAAAAGAGTAAAGTAGCGGGTTCTTGATCTAGTTTCACATATATTAAGCTTTTAGTCTAGAATAGTCAGCGCACTTGCTTCCTTTGGTGTTAATTTTGCTATATAATAAATTGGCATGTTAAGCTCGTGCTACTTAGTTTTTGAATGCAGTTGCTATATAATAAATTGGCATGTTAAGCTCGGGCTATTTAGTTTTGGACTGCAGTTGTTTTCTAGTTTTGCTATTGTATTACCTTATGGCATGATTGCATTATGGAATTATTGAAAAATTCTGGGGATGCTTCATTAGCATTTACTAAACCGTACCTTAACTTCTTTCCTCGTTCACTCTTGTTCTGGAATGTCAATGTCACGCTTTAGATCATTGCCCTTTTTGAGGATTGGCACAACTCAGATCCATATTCACGGCTGCAGAAGAAAGAACGGAGAAATGCAGATTCGTGGGAATTATTTCACTCACATAATCCCcctatataaattattattgatGATTATGAATTAGATGTCCTCTTCGGTCTATCAGTTGACAAGATGACTGGATTACAAGGTATTATAGTTGTTGGCGATCAAAAGATACCACTCAACTCATTCTCAAGATTTCAAATTTCTCTACTCGATCACTCACCATAGGTCACCTGATCACCGGAAAATGACAGACCACCTGATCCGGAAAGTGACGCTGCAAAATCACCCTAAACCGTTAACAGATAAACGTATTGTAATCTTACACGTACTTTTTCTGTACTAACAGACTTCTCCAGCAAAAGGGAGTGATGTTCACCACAACAGCTGTTACTTGAAAGGAAGATTAGGGTTAGGTCTATGACATCAAGTTAACAAAAATtaacaattttaattttgtcatctttaacGTATACGAATATATCCATGTTAATATaatgtcaaaaaaaatatatatatcgatTTTAATATAATGAAGCAGCCTGCAAGCTGATATCACTTTGGCTTTACTGAATTCTTTAGTCAAGGAAGACATTGAACTTGTAAGTACTAATTTGTCTTTGTTTGCTCTCTCTGTTTCATTCTCAATGCTTACAAAGCATTTTGTTGTAAAAAACACATTGCAAATTTTGTCTTCACTAGAGAAAAAACAGGTACGCAACAGAAAAAATGCAGTTTTTTCTTCTCTGATCTTTGATCAGCGAGTCCTTGTATGATAGCAGGGCTTCAAACGGCTTTAGCCATTAATCTGCATTTTTTTCAACAAATTCATTGGTTTACATAACCAGCATGTTAAGCGCATAAAGGGTGCTAGAAGGGCAAATGTATGCAGCCTTATCTCACATATTATATGGGAAAAAATGCAATTTAATAGCAGTTGACTGGCAGTCTGGCATGGAGTCTGGCAATTGAACAGAGTTATAAGGAGCAGTGAACAAAAGTTGGTGCATATCATGTTCTATTAATCAAGAAAATTAAGTCAGCGATCCCCTGATAGGATTTGTAAAATCAAATTCTGAAGTGGGCATATTCAACTCCTTTAACTTCTCACAAGAAGTCAGCTTTCCATTCGATTGAGGGAACAACTAACAACGCCTCTCGCTCCTGCCTGAAAACGACTTCCTTGAAAGTCAACTGTTGATGAGATTATACTCTCTGTGAATTAAGAATCTGTATTTCGCATGACAAAGTTGGCTCTCTGTAAGACTATAAATAGAGTTTCAACCTACCAACACAAACAACCAACATACTCTGTTTCATCTGCTTTgatcctctcctctcctccccTTCCCATTTCTCTCTATTCTCTCCAAAACATGAGAAATCAAAATTCTCAACTAGGTACACTTATCATGTTAATGCTTGTACTACTACTTGCTCATAGTGCTAGTTGTCGTCAAATCAAACTAGCCGCCATTGGAGAACCAGAAAAAGGTTCGAAAACCAAGCATTCCTTTATGTTCTTACAGAGCTTGTCTGCCATACTCAAGTCAGGAGAGTCCAGCAAGAGCAAGGTCGATTCATTATACTCTGTTTCGAGGCGAGTTGTCCCTTGTGGCCCAAACCCACTTCACCATTGATTGGAAGGAGTAATACTTTCTCAAACTACTGCCTGTTTAGATTTGATCGATTGAAGAGAGATACAGAGAGGGTTATTGGCGTTGTAATCTCATAGGAGCTGAGCTACATGTTCAGGTTCAAGTGTGTTATTTTTGAGGCCTTCTCGCCAAGCAAGTTATGGTGAACGATGTATGCATATATTTTGACATGAATATTACGTAGGTTAATTTACTTTCATCTTCCTTATTGTACACAGAAATTCAATCAACAATGTCTTCCCGGAAAAATCTTGTTGTTTTTATGGGTCATCATTGCCAACGGTACTTGAATCCAgacttttatgttattttttgaGAGACGATTGAGTTTTTCATATAAACCATATGGTTTGATGTTCTTCAAAGCGATGTGATGTGGGATTAGAAGTCTCACAATGCATATTTGCATCTCACGCCTGGGCTACCAGTATGATTCAATCATCGGCAAAGTTGGCATGTATAGTTATAAAGGCATTCAAGCACACGTCATGAATAGTCCATGGCTTTCATTTTATAAGTCAAAAGTCTCATAATCGACAAGATATAGAGCAATCAAGTTTGTTTCCACATCTTTCTCTTGCTGACAAGTGGATTGCGGTAGAACAGTGTGCTTGATGACGATGCCATTTTGGCTCTTTCCAAAAACCTAATAAGATAAATCAATCTGGTCAATCGTTCAGTTAAGGTATGGCTGGATGGTGTGGGACATGTAAAATCCACGATTTCATAATCCGAGATGAACGCATACAATTTCATATGAATGGTGTGGAACATGTAGGActcacgatttcatatgaataatAAATGTCCGTCTCAGTATTTGTAATAACTGAGAGACTGAGAACTCCTTAGCGTTTTTTTGTGGCAGAAAAACAGACATTGTAACTGTTTTGAGGGATCAATCAATCGAACTTATTTTATTGCCGCCTCATTACTGACCTCAATACAGTACACATGGCAATTGAAAAAGCATAATCTGAATTTCTCACCACTCAAGACTAATCAGATACAGGAGTGGGTAGATAATGTAATAAATTGATTAAATGTGAAATAATGTCTAGATGTAAGCCCCCAGTGTATTTACAAAACTATGAAAGCAGTCCAAAAAATAGCAACTTGGTATAGTTTCTCCTAGGCAGCCGACGAGCCATTTATGCCTGCTCGAACTCTCAACATTTCAGTTCTCTTGCTTCTCCCCATTACCTCCATCAGCCATTCAACACTCTCTTTAATCCCCATCCTGcaatcaaatttttttacaCTTAGTTTTTATCTTTTGTATAATTAGTACATTTCGCCCCAATGAAGAAAATCAGCCAGATAAAGAgaaattcattaaaaatattcTTGCTCTAACTACGGACAAAAAGAAAACCGAGAGTAAAGAATGGAACGGATGTGAGTACCTATATACTTACCCATCATACGCAGGGACAGCTTCAAAAATGTAAACCCTTTCATCCAACTTCTTGAGATCTAGATATCGAGCAAGTTCTTCAGCTGATACAGAATCAGAAAGATCCTgccacaaaaaaattatatccaGTGATACAGTCATCTGAAAACTCAAGCAGAAATAAATTCAATAAGAGACCGAAACCTGAACATGCTATGGCATGTCAATTAGACTTTAAGGAAAATGTAACCCAGATTTTGACGTCCAAAAACCTGAGGATGGCAAGAGTTGGTCTTACCTGCTTGTTTGCCAATATCAAAAGAGGGGCTCCTTGCAAATCTTCATGCCGTAGGGCTTTTTCTGATGCACAAATTGTGAATAGGATCGTATCAGGATATCATTCTAATTAATTCTATTTTGCACCTCTCTTGTAGTAATGTTCAAAGCACAGACAGTATACACTCTACtagattataaaaataaattttacttACCCAGTGCAGATTTTGCATCTTCAAAATGTGAGGGGGATGCAGCATCTATCACATAAATCACAGCATGCGCTTCCTCGTAGTATTTCTCCCAAATTGACCGCAGACCAGGCTGGcagaacaaaattttatatgagTGAACTTCCAGCTTGCATCATATAATTTCATATTGAGCATAAATATTTTCACACTGTGAATCACATATATCTGCTACCAAGAGCTTATGCAGCTTGCTTTGAATAACAGTTCCGAGCAATACCTAGAAGGAGCTATTGTGAAACTCCAACACACACTTCAAGACTCATGTGTGTGAGGACACAACAGTAACACTCATCTATCTTATGTAACCTCAACCTTTTAAATTCCATAAAGGCTTTCAATATATGAATTTCACAAACCTGACCTCCCAGGTCCCAGAAAACAAGTTTGTTATTAGACACTTCAATACGAGCAATATTGAGTCCCACAGTAGGAACAATTCGATCAGGAGGAAGGCCTTCAGAATTTGAGTATGTAGTTTCACTTTCTCCAATAGAGTCTGAAAATCCAAATACAATCAAATGTTAACAAGTTTTCAGAAGATGAGCTTGAAAGCAAATAGAGCCTATAAAACTCATAGATCTTTGATGGAATTTAGAGGAGAAGAACTCCAATAGAACATGCCAAACATAAAGAAGAGGTGGGGTTATCAAGAAGTATTACTGTTTTCCCAGCCTTGTCAATTCCAAGAATGAGTACATGAAACTCTGTTTTGCTAAAGAGATGCTTCCAAAGTCCGTAAAGCAACGAGAACATCTCTGTCTTATTTTATAGAATGGTATTCTTAGTTTCTTCAAACCAAACCTTCAGATATAAGGAAAAAATTACTTCATGACGTCTTTCTTAATCTCTCTAAGAAGATCAGTCCACAATCCTGCAGATGAGAAGAAACAATGAACCTGCATGTAGATTTATAGCAGCTAAAAAGAAAGGGGGGGAAATGAAATATGAGCCAATATACACAAAGGTCGGGATTTTATACAAAGGATCAAACTATTTTCCTGTATTCGCATTTCACTTGCGCAAATTATGATTCTTACATCACGACAGACGATTTGTTTAGGAATTCCTACGCACTCCCAAGAAAACACTATCATTAGGACTAAACATATAGTTTGGACATCTTGGAAAGTGCCTCATGGCATAATCAACCAACAATGATTTATAAGTAGTGTAGTTAAAATTATCTGTAGATTCAATAAAACAGAAACTTTAAATATGAATTGAGATTGATATTAAAAACCTGATAATTCGCCTATAAAGATCTCATTCTATATACTGAAAGATAACATGATATTGTAGAGTGACCTTGCGTTGGGGTTGGCGGTTAGGAAATTTACAGAGAGGATTGTAAAATATACACCCCATAGACATAAAGCAACCACGTATAGCTACAACAAATACAGCATAACTACACCACACTACTTGGGGACAATACAATAACAGCAATAGCTGGCTGAGTTCACTCAATGTTGTATTAGTAGCTTAGAATAGGATATAGGATCCATATAATTTCTCCTACAAACTAAATTTTGGCTCActagtaaattaatttcaaCCAGACCGTTGCTCAATAGATATTTGATTTACGAGTAGCTCAAGGCCTTGAAATCTCGATTTCGGCGAATTCCTTACCTCATGCTTCTGAGTTTTTTAGCTAACAATTCTCAACGTCCTCGCGATGGCCACACTTGCTAAGAAATTAAGCAAAAGTCTTCACTTCAGACACGATGAATATAATGCTCAAAGGAGTCCTGCAACAAATCCTTATCGAGAATctgacaggaaaaaaaaaagagtttctcATTCCCTCATCAACTATGAGAATTGAAGGATTCTAATGCCAGTCCAGTATGCACCCAAATGCAATTAACATATTACTGACACCACACAATAAACCAATTAATTAACAGTCAAAATCATATTTCGAGAAAAGAGAATGAACAGAGATCTATAGAGAACAATACAAACAAGAGAAACAGCGGAACTTGAGATCTCGTCCCAAAACTACGAAATCAAAATTCACCCACATTTCAGAAGACTAATTAGAACTAAAAATTAAGtaaaagacaaaacagagaacCCGGATCAACAACATATAACAGCTCTGCATGATCGTAGAAGAATGATGGACAATAGCAAGGATTATGAGAAGGCTATGATTCGATAAAATTAAGGTAAATATATGAATGCAAAGATGCTTACCCAGGTGAAATATCAAAGAGCTGTCCTTTGTGGGTACTACTACCAATATGGAGTCCCCAAAACGGGAGCTTTAGCCGGAGCTTCGGACTTGCGCCCCGTTTTTTTATTCTGTATATGTTCTTCTATTCCCGTATTGCCCCTTTTAAACTGCAGGCCACGCAGTTTTGACTTCTGCTGTACTGCAGGCCCCGGAACCAACCTTTTGTCTTTTGACATTATGGAAGGGTACTCTTGGAAAACAAAAGACTGTAGAAGAAGGAGTCGCAAGCTGCAACACGTTTTAGTCTTTTAGAGGATGAAAAAGACGAAAATTCCATAGTAAGAGGATGAGGAGGACGAATTGACAGGTACGGatctctctcttgttcttatttttattgTGAAATGCTTTCTTCCGCTGTCTACGATCTGTTTGATTCATGAGGAACTTCGGACGATAAAAGTAAGGGTAGGGGTCGGTTGTGAAATTGGATTTGGTGGAGTTAAATATTTCGTTGAATGTTAATTCTTTGAATTTTCTGCGGATTTCTAGGGTGTGAAATGGAATTTTAAGGAtatcttgtctttctttctGAATTATTTTTCAATGGCATCGAGAACTCATCTTTTGATTCATTGTGTAGCAGTTTGTGAAAATTAGGGCTTTGAGAAGTTCTTGCCATTTGTAAAACGGTTTTATTGCGTCgttttcaatttatttgttcCATGAACAAAAAAACTATGTCTCTTTTTTGTCCCCTGAAAGGATTCTAGCAAAATAGAAGTTTAGTTTCTTGAATGGTATTGATTGCATTGGTGGCCTTACTTGTTTGAGTTTAAGCATTGTAACTTGATTCCATGATTCTGATGTTACAGTGAGATCATTGAACAATTGCTTGGCGTGGTACCAGTGTTTGAGGAGACAACCAGTTCCGAACAATGGAGTACTATTGCCTTTCTGTTCTGATTTTCTTTTGTCCCCTCTTTTACGATTATTCTATCAAGATTTCCAATCCAGTACATCATAGATTTCCCATTTAATTGATTCATTTGTGGTACAAGTGATTCTTGGACATTTGGTGCAGCATTATATTTGTACTAGTTCAAGCCGAGGAGACTTCATAAATCTTGCTCTTGTTTGCTTGTTTAATGAAATGCCATGGGGGTAGCTTTGGTTAAATCTATGTGAGAACTTGTCCCTTTGGATTTTCTTCAATTATGTTATTTTGGGACATTTTCTGATTTTGTCAGAATCAGATGCTATAAGGAAGTATACCAAGCTGTTTGTTGATCAATACCTATATTTTCTCTCACGTcgcaaaataaatacaaaagaaGGTAATAAAAAGGGTTGCTGGGCTTTTGACTAATTGGGAAATATTTTTGTGAACTAAGATCAGTTGATAGATGTATTCATGTAGAATAGAGAGATATAAGAGATATAGTGTATCGTAGACTGATGATTCCAAGGGGGAAGGCTATGAGAAATATGATATCAGATGGTTCATGAGATGGTAGATTTTCCTTTCACTACTGACCCTGTAGAAGCCACTGGTATATCGTTGCTGGGAAACATGCAAACAAATGGTTGTCTCTGGTATTGTACAAGGACATATGCTGAGGGAAATTGTATGCAGTGAATTTCCAAAGATCATTGAGATGGAGAACCATGACATTGCTAATTTTAGGACTTTGTAGCATGTCATGTGTTACTACTTACTTGTCATGTGTGTCTAATCTGTCTTAAAGTCAGTTGGGTTTTTCCTGCCCCCTCTTTTCAtcttgcataaaaatgttagggCATTTTTTATTACAGTGCACTTGATACCTTATGATGTCAATATCATTTTCTGTCTCATGTCCAGCTACTTTTTCAAATTTGTAGATACAATGTATCTGTGCTGAATACAAAGATTATAAACATTCTTTACATGGTATGGTTCTGCAAAAAAGAACCTTACAATTGTACTGCCCAGCATAAATATCACACAGTCTTATCATAATGCTTAAGCCATAACCATACGCAGTTACAGGAACAAGTGTTGTGTGCTTGAAATGTTATTCGAATTTCCTGTTTCCATTTTTGCTTCATGATCTTTCAGTGTTGTATTTACTCTACTAGTGCAGTTACTTATTGGCATTTCCTGTGAAGcatgttgaaatttttttaatttctgtagACTGCAAGTATACTTAAATAATGAAGTTTAAAGTAACTTCATCATTTTGTAGGGGTAACAGGGGGCGAGTAAGATGGGATGAGACAAATCTGGTGGAAATTGAGGCAAATAAGCCTGTAAGGCAGAAAATCACTGAACCAAAGACTCCATATCACCGCATGGTCGATGATGATGGTATGTTGATCTCTGCATTGTTACGTGTTCTGTAGATTCCAGGTCAATGTACATATGTGCAGGTATGCACACATTGCACAGTAGTTACTGTCTGCATGTTACAAATATGCCTAACTAAGGTGCTTAACATAGGCGATAGTACTATGTGGAGTAGAAGCTTTCTGTTCCTGACATGTGTTGATAATTGTAGGTTCTCTGTCCCCTATCTGTGGCAGCTTTGACGAGTGTGCAGGTGACGCGATGCGTGCTGAAGAGTTAATGACTGCTTTGAATGATGTGGCCTCCTCAAGTGGAAACTCCACTAGGAGACCTACTGGCTGGATTTCATCTGAAGA
This sequence is a window from Tripterygium wilfordii isolate XIE 37 chromosome 8, ASM1340144v1, whole genome shotgun sequence. Protein-coding genes within it:
- the LOC120003912 gene encoding protein phosphatase inhibitor 2-like isoform X2; translated protein: MGVALVKSMGRVRWDETNLVEIEANKPVRQKITEPKTPYHRMVDDDGSLSPICGSFDECAGDAMRAEELMTALNDVASSSGNSTRRPTGWISSEDEADPMEQDGDSESDRSANFKKHRQAHYDEFLKVKELRRKGSFLEDEDDDVEDKDGKCDSSSSLSAGVRDIDIEEGNSTSPKQSASHPTNGA
- the LOC120003912 gene encoding protein phosphatase inhibitor 2-like isoform X1; translation: MGVALVKSMGNRGRVRWDETNLVEIEANKPVRQKITEPKTPYHRMVDDDGSLSPICGSFDECAGDAMRAEELMTALNDVASSSGNSTRRPTGWISSEDEADPMEQDGDSESDRSANFKKHRQAHYDEFLKVKELRRKGSFLEDEDDDVEDKDGKCDSSSSLSAGVRDIDIEEGNSTSPKQSASHPTNGA